In Streptomyces qaidamensis, one DNA window encodes the following:
- a CDS encoding alkaline phosphatase D family protein produces the protein MTSRYRSSNTSEGINSLTPRRRSVVKAAAATAVLAGPLAATPPARAVEQAPAFLHGVASGDPLPDGVLLWTRVTPVPEAIPGSGAGPDTEVSWTVAEDKAFTTVVAKGSTTATAASDHTVKADIRGLKPGTDYWFRFSAGGTDSPTARTRTAPAHDAAVAGLRFGVVSCANWEAGWFSPYRHLAARGDLDAWLHLGDYIYEYGTGEYGTRGKVVRPHAPAHEIVTLADYRTRHARYKTDPDLQALHATAPVVAIWDDHEFANDAWTGGAENHTEGAEGTWSARQAAAKQAYFEWMPVRPAIAGTTYRRLRFGKLADLSLLDLRSFRSQQVKVGNGEVDDPNRTLTGRAQLDWLKTGLASSDTTWRLVGNSVMISPFAIGSLSADLLKPLAKLLGLPQEGLALNTDQWDGYTDDRREILAHLRANAIRNTVFLTGDIHMAWANDVPVDAGTYPLSPSAATEFVVTSVTSDNLDDIVKVPEGTVSAVAAPVIRAANRHVHWVDTDRHGFGVLDITAERAQMDFYVVSDRTKRDATAKWSRSYRTRSGTQKVERSYDPV, from the coding sequence GTGACCAGTCGATACAGATCATCGAATACGTCAGAGGGCATCAACTCCCTCACCCCGCGCCGCCGTTCGGTCGTCAAGGCCGCGGCGGCGACCGCTGTCCTGGCCGGGCCGCTGGCGGCGACCCCGCCTGCGCGCGCCGTAGAGCAGGCTCCCGCCTTCCTGCACGGCGTGGCCTCCGGGGACCCGCTGCCGGACGGCGTCCTGCTGTGGACCCGCGTCACCCCGGTACCGGAGGCGATACCCGGCTCCGGAGCCGGCCCGGACACCGAGGTGAGCTGGACCGTCGCCGAGGACAAGGCGTTCACCACCGTCGTCGCCAAGGGCTCGACCACCGCCACGGCCGCCTCCGACCACACCGTGAAGGCCGACATCCGCGGCCTCAAGCCGGGCACCGACTACTGGTTCCGCTTCTCCGCCGGCGGCACCGACTCCCCCACCGCACGCACCCGCACCGCCCCCGCGCACGACGCCGCCGTCGCGGGCCTGCGCTTCGGCGTGGTCTCCTGCGCCAACTGGGAGGCCGGCTGGTTCTCCCCGTACCGGCACCTCGCGGCCCGCGGCGACCTGGACGCGTGGCTGCACCTGGGCGACTACATCTACGAGTACGGCACCGGCGAGTACGGCACCCGCGGCAAGGTCGTCCGCCCGCACGCCCCGGCCCACGAGATCGTCACGCTCGCCGACTACCGCACCCGGCACGCCCGGTACAAGACCGACCCGGACCTCCAGGCGCTGCACGCCACGGCCCCGGTCGTAGCGATCTGGGACGACCACGAGTTCGCCAACGACGCATGGACGGGCGGCGCCGAGAACCACACGGAGGGCGCGGAGGGCACCTGGTCCGCCCGTCAGGCCGCCGCCAAGCAGGCCTACTTCGAGTGGATGCCGGTGCGCCCGGCCATCGCGGGCACCACCTACCGCAGGCTGCGCTTCGGCAAGCTGGCCGACCTCTCCCTGCTGGACCTGCGCTCCTTCCGCTCGCAGCAGGTCAAGGTCGGCAACGGCGAGGTCGACGACCCGAACCGCACACTCACCGGCCGTGCCCAGCTGGACTGGCTCAAGACGGGGCTGGCGTCGTCCGACACCACCTGGCGGCTGGTCGGCAACTCGGTGATGATCTCGCCGTTCGCCATCGGCTCGCTCTCCGCCGACCTGCTGAAGCCGCTGGCCAAGCTGCTGGGCCTGCCCCAGGAGGGTCTCGCCCTCAACACCGACCAGTGGGACGGCTACACCGACGACCGCCGCGAGATCCTGGCCCACCTGCGCGCGAACGCGATCCGCAACACGGTCTTCCTCACCGGCGACATCCACATGGCCTGGGCCAACGACGTGCCGGTGGACGCCGGCACGTACCCGCTGTCCCCGTCGGCCGCCACGGAGTTCGTCGTCACCTCGGTCACCTCGGACAACCTCGACGACATCGTGAAGGTCCCGGAGGGCACGGTCTCGGCGGTCGCCGCGCCGGTCATCCGCGCCGCCAACCGCCATGTCCACTGGGTCGACACCGACCGGCACGGCTTCGGCGTCCTGGACATCACGGCCGAGCGTGCGCAGATGGACTTCTACGTCGTCTCCGACCGCACGAAGCGCGACGCGACCGCCAAGTGGTCCCGCTCGTACCGCACCCGCAGCGGGACGCAGAAGGTCGAGCGCTCCTACGACCCGGTGTAA
- a CDS encoding dienelactone hydrolase family protein, with product MPGSRLVTPGWHHGLMNIMLFHSTQGLRPAVLQAADRLRAAGHEVWTPDFFEGHTFDTVEEGMEHQEKIGKEELLKRAVLAAAPYSERGLVYAGFSLGASIAQTLALGDDKARGLLLLHGTSDIAPDVTAEDLPVQLHVAEPDPFETDDWLSAWYLQMGRTGADVEVYRYSGAGHLYTDPDLPDYDEEAAEATWRVALGFLETL from the coding sequence GTGCCGGGATCCCGGCTCGTCACACCCGGCTGGCACCATGGCCTCATGAACATCATGCTCTTCCACTCGACCCAGGGTCTGCGGCCCGCGGTGCTCCAGGCCGCTGACAGACTGCGCGCGGCCGGACACGAGGTGTGGACGCCCGACTTCTTCGAGGGGCATACCTTCGACACGGTCGAGGAGGGCATGGAGCACCAGGAGAAGATCGGCAAGGAGGAGCTCCTGAAGCGTGCCGTGCTGGCCGCCGCTCCCTACTCCGAGCGCGGACTGGTGTACGCGGGGTTCTCCCTCGGCGCCTCGATCGCGCAGACCCTCGCCCTCGGCGACGACAAGGCGCGCGGCCTGCTGCTCCTGCACGGCACGTCGGACATCGCGCCGGACGTCACGGCCGAGGACCTGCCGGTCCAGCTGCACGTGGCCGAGCCGGACCCCTTCGAGACGGACGACTGGCTCAGCGCCTGGTACCTCCAGATGGGCCGCACCGGCGCCGACGTCGAGGTGTACCGGTACTCCGGGGCCGGCCACCTCTACACCGACCCCGACCTGCCGGACTACGACGAGGAGGCCGCCGAGGCCACCTGGCGGGTGGCGCTCGGCTTCCTCGAAACCCTGTAG
- a CDS encoding mechanosensitive ion channel family protein → MENLLRPLIVVGGSVVLTLVIGWATDFLLRKADTRHHETPLWGLLRRGRIPYMLVLFAALLRGSYDEADLLESRADGVGRTLTLILIGSAAWLVIRIAAAIVETSYSRYANARAHRDPARVRRVRTQVTLIMRVVSAIVGVVAAASMLLTFPAFRAAGASLLASAGILGIVAGVAAQSTLSNMFAGFQIAFGDMVRIGDTVVVDGEWGTVEEITLTYLTVHTWDERRITMPVSYFTSQPFENWSRGGPQMTGTVFWHVDHTAPLDAMREKLRDILRECPAWDGRAYNLSVTDTTPNTMQVRALVTAKDADDIWTVRVTVREQMVGWLADEHPYALPRVNTADAVLPPSSNGNGHRSSPDGVPAQQRRYHGNHHSGRPER, encoded by the coding sequence ATGGAGAACCTGCTACGACCGCTGATCGTGGTCGGTGGCTCGGTCGTGCTCACGCTGGTGATCGGCTGGGCCACCGACTTCCTGCTGCGCAAGGCCGACACACGGCACCACGAGACCCCGCTGTGGGGTCTGCTCCGCCGTGGCCGCATCCCCTACATGCTCGTCCTCTTCGCGGCCCTGCTGAGAGGGTCCTACGACGAGGCGGACCTGCTGGAGAGCCGCGCCGACGGAGTGGGCCGGACGCTGACCCTGATACTGATCGGGTCGGCCGCCTGGCTGGTCATCCGTATCGCGGCGGCGATCGTCGAGACGTCGTACAGCCGGTACGCCAACGCCCGGGCCCACCGCGACCCGGCCAGGGTCCGCCGGGTACGCACCCAGGTGACGCTGATCATGCGGGTGGTGTCCGCGATCGTCGGCGTGGTGGCCGCGGCGAGCATGCTGCTGACGTTCCCGGCGTTCCGGGCGGCGGGCGCCTCGCTGCTGGCCTCGGCCGGCATCCTCGGCATCGTCGCCGGTGTCGCCGCGCAGTCCACGCTGAGCAACATGTTCGCGGGGTTCCAGATCGCCTTCGGCGACATGGTGCGCATCGGGGACACGGTGGTGGTGGACGGGGAGTGGGGCACGGTCGAGGAGATCACCCTGACGTACCTGACCGTCCACACCTGGGACGAGCGCCGGATCACCATGCCGGTGTCGTACTTCACGTCCCAGCCCTTCGAGAACTGGTCGCGCGGAGGCCCGCAGATGACCGGCACCGTCTTCTGGCACGTCGACCACACGGCTCCCCTGGACGCGATGCGCGAGAAGCTCCGCGACATCCTGCGCGAGTGCCCGGCCTGGGACGGCCGCGCCTACAACCTGTCGGTCACGGACACCACCCCGAACACCATGCAGGTACGGGCCCTGGTGACCGCCAAGGACGCGGACGACATCTGGACGGTGCGGGTCACGGTCCGCGAGCAGATGGTCGGCTGGCTGGCCGACGAGCACCCGTACGCCCTGCCCCGGGTCAACACGGCCGACGCGGTCCTTCCGCCGTCCTCCAACGGCAACGGCCACCGCTCGTCCCCGGACGGCGTACCGGCCCAGCAGCGCCGCTACCACGGCAACCACCACTCGGGGCGGCCGGAGCGCTGA
- a CDS encoding SDR family NAD(P)-dependent oxidoreductase produces the protein MARNVVISGGGTGIGLAAARVFAADGDRVLLLGRRADVLEKAVVPGALTYAADLAEPEDVRGVAAFVERELGAVDVLVHSAGGNGLLEPDAPGDDPLAAVAHTWSVNFRLNTLTAVLLTEALKPRLAEPGGRVLFLSSIAAYRGSGSGAYAAAKAGLHPYAHDLARELGPRGITANVVAPGYIEDTEFFGDAMAEERRARLIGETSNGRAGTPGDVAETLHWLASTGAGHITSQIIQVNGGAERGH, from the coding sequence ATGGCACGGAACGTGGTAATCAGTGGTGGCGGAACGGGAATTGGGCTCGCGGCGGCCCGGGTGTTCGCCGCGGACGGGGATCGGGTGCTGCTGCTCGGGCGGCGGGCCGATGTGCTGGAGAAGGCCGTGGTACCCGGCGCGCTGACGTACGCCGCCGATCTCGCCGAGCCGGAGGACGTGCGCGGTGTCGCCGCCTTCGTGGAACGGGAGTTGGGGGCTGTGGACGTGCTCGTGCACAGCGCCGGGGGCAACGGGCTGCTCGAACCGGATGCGCCGGGTGACGATCCGCTCGCGGCCGTCGCGCACACCTGGAGCGTGAACTTCCGGCTCAACACCCTGACGGCGGTGCTGCTCACCGAGGCGCTGAAGCCGCGGCTCGCCGAGCCCGGCGGACGGGTGCTGTTCCTCAGCTCCATCGCCGCCTACCGCGGGTCCGGGAGCGGGGCGTACGCGGCGGCCAAGGCGGGGCTGCATCCCTACGCCCACGACCTGGCCCGGGAGCTGGGACCGCGCGGCATCACCGCGAACGTGGTGGCGCCCGGGTACATCGAGGACACCGAGTTCTTCGGGGACGCGATGGCGGAGGAGCGGCGGGCGCGACTCATCGGTGAGACCTCGAACGGCCGGGCCGGCACCCCGGGGGACGTCGCCGAGACCCTGCACTGGCTGGCCTCCACTGGCGCCGGGCACATCACCTCGCAGATCATCCAGGTCAACGGCGGCGCCGAGCGCGGCCACTGA
- a CDS encoding Na+/H+ antiporter, translating into MDQLALLFVLLLGAVISVPVGDRFKVPAPVLMTLLGIVLALLPFVPNVEIAPDLILPLLLPPLLYAAVRRTSWRQFAANRRPIFLLAVALVFVTMACVAAVADAIVPGLPLAAAFALGALVAPPDPVAATAVAGQLGLPRRLVSILEGEGLFNDVTAIVLYHVAIAAAVSGTFSPWKAGLDLVLSAVVAVAVGLALGWGANKLMEVLGDATLQVGLTLLVPYASYVMAEELHGSGVLAVLTTALFLAEYGSDADDVMTRLAGHTFWNIVDTLVTGVAFGLVGLELHNAIQTASGRWGELLGWAAVVVCVVVFARLLWLLPATWLTKRLHARRDYDEDIPVSWRETVVMWWSGMRGVASVALVLAIPLETDTGAPFPSRDEIIFIAFGVIMATLVLQGMTLPWLVRWLGVKADTDKEKELAKELAIRAAKAAKQRLREIEGTEDLPEELSEQMLRRAYDIGVRISPELAEDERREAYREGARRVKRVRRIQQEMLSAARHEVLAARSEPGADPEVVDRVLRHLDVRSLR; encoded by the coding sequence GTGGATCAGTTGGCCCTGCTGTTCGTACTGCTGCTCGGGGCCGTGATCAGTGTCCCTGTGGGCGACCGGTTCAAGGTGCCCGCGCCGGTGCTGATGACGCTCCTGGGGATAGTCCTCGCGCTGCTGCCGTTCGTGCCGAACGTCGAGATCGCGCCGGACCTGATCCTGCCGCTGCTGCTGCCGCCCCTGCTGTACGCCGCCGTGCGGCGCACGTCCTGGCGGCAGTTCGCGGCCAACAGGAGGCCGATCTTCCTGCTGGCCGTGGCGCTGGTGTTCGTCACCATGGCGTGCGTGGCCGCCGTCGCCGACGCGATCGTGCCGGGGCTGCCGCTCGCCGCGGCCTTCGCACTGGGCGCGCTGGTGGCGCCGCCGGACCCGGTCGCGGCGACCGCGGTGGCCGGGCAGCTGGGACTGCCGCGCCGGCTGGTGTCGATCCTGGAGGGCGAGGGTCTGTTCAACGACGTGACGGCCATCGTCCTCTACCACGTGGCGATCGCCGCCGCCGTCAGCGGGACGTTCTCGCCCTGGAAGGCCGGGCTCGATCTGGTGCTGTCGGCCGTGGTGGCGGTGGCCGTGGGCCTCGCGCTGGGCTGGGGCGCGAACAAGCTGATGGAAGTGCTCGGCGATGCCACCCTGCAGGTCGGGCTGACCCTGCTGGTGCCGTACGCCTCGTACGTCATGGCCGAGGAGCTGCACGGGTCCGGCGTGCTCGCTGTGCTCACCACCGCGCTGTTCCTCGCGGAGTACGGCTCCGACGCCGACGACGTCATGACGCGGCTGGCCGGGCACACGTTCTGGAACATCGTCGACACGCTCGTCACCGGCGTGGCGTTCGGGCTGGTCGGTCTGGAGCTGCACAACGCGATCCAGACGGCGTCCGGCCGGTGGGGCGAGCTGCTCGGCTGGGCGGCGGTGGTCGTCTGCGTGGTCGTGTTCGCCCGGCTGCTGTGGCTGTTGCCGGCGACCTGGCTGACCAAACGGCTGCACGCGCGGCGGGACTACGACGAGGACATCCCGGTGAGCTGGCGCGAGACCGTGGTGATGTGGTGGTCGGGGATGCGCGGGGTGGCCTCGGTCGCGCTGGTGCTGGCCATTCCGCTGGAGACCGACACGGGCGCGCCGTTCCCCAGCCGGGACGAGATCATCTTCATCGCGTTCGGGGTGATCATGGCGACGCTGGTGCTGCAGGGCATGACGCTGCCGTGGCTGGTGCGGTGGCTCGGGGTGAAGGCCGACACGGACAAGGAGAAGGAGCTCGCGAAGGAGCTCGCGATCCGCGCGGCCAAGGCGGCGAAGCAGCGGCTGCGGGAGATCGAGGGGACCGAGGACCTGCCGGAGGAACTGTCCGAGCAGATGCTGCGGCGGGCCTACGACATCGGGGTGCGGATCAGTCCCGAACTGGCCGAGGACGAGCGGCGGGAGGCCTACCGGGAGGGGGCCCGGCGGGTGAAGCGGGTGCGGCGGATCCAGCAGGAGATGCTGAGCGCCGCGCGGCACGAGGTACTGGCGGCGCGCAGCGAACCCGGGGCGGATCCCGAGGTGGTCGACCGGGTCCTGCGGCACCTCGACGTCCGTAGCCTGCGGTGA
- a CDS encoding GNAT family N-acetyltransferase produces MSTPYVVRVAEDPADREACFAVRKEVFVGEQGVPEDLEYDAYDAGAVHVLAVREDGVPLGTGRLLHGEAAVAQTGAGPSVGALGRLAVRGSARGLGVGAALVRAIEDAARARGLTAVDLHAQTHALGFYARLGYEPYGPEYLEAGIPHQGMRRSL; encoded by the coding sequence GTGAGCACCCCGTACGTGGTGCGGGTCGCCGAGGACCCGGCCGACCGTGAGGCGTGCTTCGCGGTGCGCAAGGAGGTCTTCGTCGGCGAGCAGGGCGTACCGGAGGACCTGGAGTACGACGCCTACGACGCCGGCGCGGTCCATGTGCTGGCGGTCCGGGAGGACGGTGTGCCGCTCGGGACGGGGCGGCTGCTGCACGGGGAGGCGGCCGTGGCGCAGACCGGCGCCGGCCCGTCCGTGGGCGCCCTCGGCCGGCTCGCCGTGAGGGGATCCGCACGCGGGCTCGGCGTCGGTGCCGCCCTGGTGCGGGCCATCGAGGACGCGGCCCGCGCGCGGGGACTCACGGCCGTGGACCTGCACGCGCAGACGCACGCGCTCGGCTTCTACGCGCGGCTCGGCTACGAGCCGTACGGGCCCGAGTACTTGGAGGCGGGCATTCCGCACCAGGGGATGCGGCGTTCGCTCTAG
- a CDS encoding RluA family pseudouridine synthase translates to MSTLPEIRTLPVPDGLEGERVDAAISRMFGFSRTKAAELAAAGKVTVDGSVVGKSERVHGGAWLEVEMPQAPAPVQVVAEPVEGMEIVHDDDDVVVIVKPVGVAAHPSPGWSGPTVIGGLAAAGYRISTSGAAERQGIVHRLDVGTSGLMVVAKSERAYTSLKRQFKERTVDKRYHTLVQGHPDPTSGTIDAPIGRHPQHDYKWAVTAEGKPSVTHYDLIEAFRAASLLDVKLETGRTHQIRVHMAAHRHPCVGDLTYGADPTLAKRLGLTRQWLHAVRLGFEHPGDGQWAEFSCDYPEDLDKALEQVREETYA, encoded by the coding sequence GTGAGCACGCTTCCCGAGATCCGTACCCTGCCCGTGCCCGACGGCCTGGAGGGCGAGCGCGTCGACGCCGCCATCTCCCGCATGTTCGGCTTCTCCCGTACCAAGGCGGCCGAGCTCGCCGCCGCGGGGAAGGTCACGGTCGACGGGTCGGTGGTCGGCAAGTCGGAGCGCGTGCACGGCGGCGCCTGGCTGGAGGTCGAGATGCCGCAGGCGCCCGCGCCGGTGCAGGTCGTCGCCGAGCCGGTCGAGGGCATGGAGATCGTGCACGACGACGATGACGTGGTCGTGATCGTCAAGCCGGTCGGCGTGGCCGCGCACCCCTCGCCGGGCTGGTCCGGGCCGACCGTCATCGGGGGCCTGGCCGCCGCCGGGTACCGGATCTCCACGTCCGGCGCCGCCGAGCGCCAGGGCATCGTGCACCGGCTCGACGTGGGCACCTCGGGCCTCATGGTGGTCGCCAAGTCGGAGCGTGCCTACACGTCGCTGAAGCGCCAGTTCAAGGAGCGCACGGTCGACAAGCGGTACCACACGCTCGTCCAGGGCCACCCCGACCCGACCAGCGGCACCATCGACGCGCCCATCGGCCGGCACCCCCAGCACGACTACAAATGGGCGGTCACGGCCGAGGGCAAGCCGTCCGTCACGCACTACGACCTCATCGAGGCGTTCCGCGCGGCCTCCCTGCTCGACGTGAAGCTGGAGACCGGCCGCACGCACCAGATCCGCGTCCACATGGCCGCCCACCGGCACCCCTGTGTCGGCGACCTCACCTATGGCGCCGACCCGACGCTCGCCAAGCGTCTGGGCCTGACCCGCCAGTGGCTGCACGCGGTGCGGCTCGGCTTCGAGCACCCCGGGGACGGGCAGTGGGCGGAGTTCTCCTGTGACTACCCGGAGGACCTGGACAAGGCCCTGGAGCAGGTCCGCGAGGAGACGTACGCGTGA
- the lspA gene encoding signal peptidase II: MAEAERIIGTPDTPDAAGGGKERPDSEGTPPDESGAGRPRGRRRIAVLFAVASFAYALDLISKLIVVAKLEHHPPIEIIGDWLKFEAIRNAGAAFGFGEAFTVIFTMIAAAVIVVIARLARKLYSLPWAIALGLLLGGALGNLTDRIFRAPGVFEGAVVDFIAPKHFAVFNLADSAIVCGGILIVLLSFKGLDPDGTVHKD, from the coding sequence GTGGCAGAGGCGGAGCGCATCATCGGTACGCCGGACACACCGGACGCGGCCGGGGGCGGCAAGGAACGGCCCGACTCGGAGGGCACTCCGCCCGACGAGTCCGGCGCCGGGCGGCCCCGGGGCCGGCGCCGGATCGCGGTGCTGTTCGCCGTCGCCTCGTTCGCGTACGCCCTCGACCTGATCAGCAAGCTGATCGTGGTGGCCAAGCTGGAGCACCACCCGCCCATCGAGATCATCGGGGACTGGCTGAAGTTCGAGGCGATCCGCAACGCGGGCGCGGCCTTCGGCTTCGGCGAGGCCTTCACCGTGATCTTCACCATGATCGCGGCGGCGGTGATCGTGGTGATCGCCCGCCTCGCCCGCAAGCTCTACAGCCTGCCCTGGGCGATCGCGCTCGGCCTGCTGCTCGGCGGTGCGCTGGGCAACCTCACCGACCGGATCTTCCGGGCGCCGGGCGTCTTCGAGGGCGCGGTCGTGGACTTCATCGCGCCCAAGCACTTCGCCGTCTTCAACCTGGCCGACTCGGCGATCGTGTGCGGCGGCATCCTGATCGTGCTGCTGTCGTTCAAGGGCCTCGACCCGGACGGGACCGTCCACAAGGACTGA
- a CDS encoding TraR/DksA family transcriptional regulator: MVAKKTAVQQPASGRSAEASGGAAKDVGGKKSMQGGSARRAAKEGRGKAAGVTSSGARSSEAESSGPEPPGAEPPGAEVTRGEQSATQAASAGTAGRKRAAAKASADTARAGAPAERASATAPAGKARGKAAADAKASAHGASAKASAHGASAKASAHGASAGAPAERAPAEKAAGRKPAGKKAAVRKTASAEKATARKTAPTRKTTARKTAPAEKTAAGKTAPAEKAAVGKAAGRAGSKAVGVEKAAAKKAPARKVAGGKSTTTRSAAGKGAARTGAVTQDTAASSTAKKAGAAEAAQQTGATTVVAKKTPGTATAAKTAVPKARVAAADPGELAVRPGEDPWTVEEVEEARSELTSEETRLREEISSSERSLAGLMRDSGDGAGDDQADTGTKNITREHELALAANAREMLLQTERALERLHAGTYGLCENCGNAIGKARMQAFPRATLCVECKQKQERRY; encoded by the coding sequence ATGGTGGCGAAGAAGACCGCCGTACAGCAGCCGGCGTCCGGCAGGTCCGCGGAGGCCTCCGGCGGCGCGGCCAAGGACGTGGGCGGGAAGAAGTCCATGCAGGGGGGCTCGGCGCGGCGGGCGGCGAAGGAGGGCCGTGGGAAGGCGGCCGGGGTCACGTCATCCGGGGCCAGGTCGTCCGAGGCCGAATCGTCCGGGCCTGAGCCGCCAGGCGCCGAGCCGCCCGGCGCTGAGGTGACCAGGGGCGAGCAGAGCGCTACCCAGGCGGCATCGGCCGGAACGGCCGGTCGGAAGAGGGCCGCGGCCAAGGCATCGGCGGATACGGCACGGGCCGGGGCACCGGCGGAGAGGGCATCGGCCACGGCACCGGCCGGGAAGGCGCGGGGCAAGGCGGCGGCGGACGCCAAGGCGTCGGCGCACGGGGCGTCGGCCAAGGCGTCGGCGCACGGGGCATCGGCCAAGGCGTCGGCGCACGGGGCATCGGCCGGGGCGCCGGCGGAGAGGGCACCGGCTGAGAAGGCGGCAGGAAGGAAGCCGGCGGGGAAGAAGGCGGCCGTGAGGAAGACCGCCTCGGCCGAGAAGGCCACCGCCAGGAAGACCGCCCCGACCCGAAAGACCACTGCCCGGAAGACCGCCCCGGCCGAGAAGACCGCCGCCGGTAAGACCGCCCCGGCCGAGAAGGCCGCCGTCGGGAAGGCGGCGGGCAGGGCGGGGAGCAAGGCGGTGGGCGTCGAGAAGGCCGCCGCCAAGAAGGCCCCGGCCCGGAAGGTCGCCGGAGGCAAGAGCACCACCACCAGGAGCGCGGCCGGGAAGGGCGCTGCCCGGACCGGCGCGGTCACACAGGACACGGCCGCGAGCAGCACGGCCAAGAAGGCGGGTGCGGCCGAGGCCGCGCAGCAGACGGGAGCGACGACGGTGGTTGCGAAGAAGACTCCTGGCACGGCCACGGCGGCGAAGACCGCCGTACCGAAGGCACGCGTCGCCGCGGCGGATCCCGGTGAGCTCGCGGTCCGCCCGGGCGAGGACCCCTGGACGGTGGAGGAGGTCGAGGAGGCGCGGTCCGAGCTGACGTCCGAGGAGACCCGGCTGCGCGAGGAGATCTCCTCGTCGGAGCGCTCGCTCGCCGGTCTGATGCGGGACTCCGGGGACGGCGCGGGCGACGACCAGGCGGACACCGGCACCAAGAACATCACCCGCGAGCACGAGCTGGCCCTGGCCGCCAACGCGCGCGAGATGCTCCTCCAGACCGAGCGCGCCCTGGAACGCCTGCACGCGGGCACCTACGGCCTGTGCGAGAACTGCGGCAACGCGATCGGCAAGGCCCGCATGCAGGCCTTCCCCCGGGCCACACTCTGCGTGGAGTGCAAGCAGAAGCAGGAGCGCCGGTACTGA